AAACGAACACCAGCTAAAAGGGCTCCTTCTACACATGCTTCATTACCCTGTAAAATCTTAACCGTTTCATTTTTATCTGTCATAACTAGTCCTCCAGACCTTTTTGTTCCATAACATAGTTAATATTTTTTTCTTTCTTTTCAACATGAATAGCAAAATCCGGGCATCTTAATTCACATAACATGCAATTTATACAATCATCAATATTTTTTGCCACAGGACAACCCTTCTCATTACTTACTAAAACTTTTTTGGGACAGAACTGTATACAAATCCCGCATGATTTACACCAATCTTCATTTACAGTTATTACTGTCTTTTCATTTTGATAAATCCTTAAATTACCTGTTTTATTCATTTCCTTGTTATGTCACCTCTTTCCTTTTGATATCAAATATGGTTTTTTTCAAAGTATCAATGGAACCCTTATCAGGAATATAAATGAATTCAATTAAGGATATTTTTTTAGCATTCAATTGTTGGATTTCCTTCTTTCTACCAGGAGAGACTATTAAGATATCACTGTTATTAATCAATTCTTTTAATTCATCTGCCTTCCGAGTTGTGGTGAATATTATTTTTTTGAATTTTAT
The nucleotide sequence above comes from Atribacterota bacterium. Encoded proteins:
- a CDS encoding 4Fe-4S binding protein translates to MNKTGNLRIYQNEKTVITVNEDWCKSCGICIQFCPKKVLVSNEKGCPVAKNIDDCINCMLCELRCPDFAIHVEKKEKNINYVMEQKGLED
- a CDS encoding GntR family transcriptional regulator translates to IKFKKIIFTTTRKADELKELINNSDILIVSPGRKKEIQQLNAKKISLIEFIYIPDKGSIDTLKKTIFDIKRKEVT